A stretch of Calditrichia bacterium DNA encodes these proteins:
- a CDS encoding PQQ-binding-like beta-propeller repeat protein, whose protein sequence is MIKLNFYFRQKLLSFILYPLSFLIATSCTGLVKLSLPPENEITEENSWLKLGRNEQRQNNVHKNISPPLNIVWDSGTKSVVTNHPLAVGDYIFAPTLNGTIYTFLYDTGERIGDGKLTAAMGASPTIVGRDMYASGTIGDKTLIGFRLEKADKFMKRKFPHINTSPVVADNRIFFGSHNGVFYCVNQETGEKIWEFKAKSPIRSSPATVRQHIYFADDKGSVYALDMSSGVKIWESQLTGNIYSYPVLDDSLLYIGTTEGHFYALNLSTGKTNWQTKIEGAIFSSPSMYGNTLYLGNNAHTVKALDKHTGKTIWTFKTGGIVNTAPLASPDYVYVSSWDGNLYVLNRFSGESVYQVEFKKPLKSSPIIFRDYVLVQTANGKMYALANEKFVAERSDRK, encoded by the coding sequence ATGATTAAGCTAAATTTCTATTTCCGGCAAAAACTTCTATCCTTTATCCTTTATCCTTTATCCTTCCTCATAGCCACATCCTGCACCGGATTGGTGAAATTAAGTTTACCGCCGGAAAACGAGATCACTGAAGAAAACAGCTGGCTGAAGCTGGGCAGAAACGAGCAGCGCCAGAATAATGTTCATAAAAACATTTCGCCGCCGTTGAATATTGTTTGGGATAGCGGCACAAAATCAGTGGTGACAAATCATCCGCTGGCAGTTGGTGACTACATATTTGCACCAACGCTCAACGGCACCATTTACACCTTTCTGTACGATACCGGCGAACGCATCGGAGATGGCAAACTGACCGCAGCAATGGGCGCATCCCCCACAATTGTCGGGCGGGATATGTATGCCTCGGGAACCATTGGCGATAAAACGCTGATCGGCTTCCGGCTCGAAAAAGCAGATAAATTTATGAAACGGAAATTTCCGCATATCAACACATCGCCGGTGGTGGCGGACAACCGCATATTTTTTGGCTCACACAACGGTGTTTTTTATTGTGTAAATCAGGAAACTGGTGAAAAAATTTGGGAATTTAAAGCGAAATCGCCCATCCGCAGCTCTCCCGCAACTGTTCGGCAGCACATCTATTTTGCAGACGACAAAGGCTCGGTTTACGCGCTGGATATGAGTTCAGGCGTTAAAATTTGGGAATCGCAGCTAACCGGAAATATTTATTCGTATCCGGTTCTGGATGATTCGCTGCTGTATATCGGCACTACGGAAGGGCATTTTTACGCGCTCAATTTGAGCACCGGGAAAACCAACTGGCAAACCAAAATAGAGGGTGCAATTTTCAGCAGTCCCTCAATGTATGGCAACACATTGTATTTGGGCAACAATGCCCACACGGTAAAAGCGCTGGACAAACACACCGGTAAAACGATCTGGACATTCAAAACCGGCGGCATTGTGAACACTGCACCATTGGCTTCGCCGGATTATGTTTATGTTTCATCGTGGGACGGGAATTTATACGTTCTGAACCGTTTTTCCGGCGAATCCGTTTATCAGGTTGAATTCAAAAAACCGCTGAAATCATCGCCGATTATTTTCCGCGACTACGTTTTAGTGCAAACCGCAAACGGTAAAATGTATGCATTGGCCAACGAAAAATTTGTAGCTGAACGGAGTGACCGCAAATGA
- a CDS encoding PEGA domain-containing protein, protein MKTHFNILFLLSLSTFVFGQETGRLNITSTPEGCWVRIDSILVGKTPLTDLEVAAGNHNVQIYPPQNGIWNVETRELTVTVSPNRSESLNATFANPVYINCVPYGAALYSDTSFISKTPVYLSYDEHHGQSFRLVKKGYKSYEFVLNSPNAVIAQLEKDDSFIATQHQPELLGVIPKQHFKSKFTLLAVSVATHWASFYLKNVADKKFEKYERASDPVLIDQYWNSTKKYDRLADISLGVSFASLAGLIYMVIWQ, encoded by the coding sequence ATGAAAACACATTTCAATATCCTGTTTTTACTGAGCTTATCCACATTTGTTTTTGGGCAGGAAACCGGGCGATTGAACATCACATCCACACCCGAAGGGTGTTGGGTTCGCATCGATTCTATTCTCGTTGGCAAAACGCCATTGACGGATCTGGAAGTTGCAGCCGGCAATCATAATGTTCAAATTTATCCGCCGCAAAACGGCATCTGGAATGTCGAAACCCGGGAATTGACTGTAACCGTTTCGCCAAACCGGAGTGAATCGCTGAACGCCACTTTTGCCAATCCGGTGTATATCAATTGTGTTCCATATGGCGCAGCACTCTATTCGGACACCAGTTTTATCAGCAAAACGCCGGTTTATTTGTCGTACGATGAACATCACGGGCAATCGTTCCGGCTCGTCAAAAAAGGGTATAAATCTTATGAATTTGTGTTGAACAGCCCCAATGCTGTAATCGCTCAATTGGAAAAAGATGATTCATTTATTGCAACACAACATCAGCCGGAATTGCTGGGCGTTATCCCCAAACAGCATTTCAAAAGCAAATTTACTTTGCTGGCAGTGAGTGTCGCGACCCATTGGGCATCCTTTTATTTAAAAAATGTTGCCGACAAAAAATTTGAAAAATATGAACGGGCATCCGATCCGGTGTTGATCGACCAATATTGGAACAGTACCAAAAAATACGACCGGTTAGCAGATATCTCGCTGGGCGTATCCTTTGCCAGCCTCGCCGGTTTGATTTATATGGTTATTTGGCAGTAA
- a CDS encoding Glu/Leu/Phe/Val dehydrogenase — MSYMKQRNPFENALKQFDRAAEILNLTQNQINMIKEPRRVTEVNLPVHMDNGDITLFKGFRVQHSIARGPAKGGIRFHQDVNVDEVKALAFWMTYKCAVVNVPFGGGKGGIIVDPNQLSRSELERLTRRYFAEMEDLFGPDRDIPAPDINTNPQIMSWMFDTYSMHRKEHTPAVITGKPLELGGSAGRTEATAQGMFYCVREAVKYMDFNLDNCSVAIQGFGNAGSFAAKLLNEAGAKVVAISDVTGAYYNPKGININVAINTCTNNKRWSLEGLGDNFKVEKLDNPMDLLELDVDVLIPAALENQITEDNAERIRAKLIAECANGPITVEADAILDDKNIVRIPDILCNAGGVTVSYLEWVQNRMGYYWNKDRVNEDLERIMVQAFNEVWETREQFNVNMRVAAFIRSIQRVTRASELRGLYH; from the coding sequence ATGAGCTACATGAAACAGCGTAACCCTTTTGAGAATGCGTTAAAGCAATTCGACAGGGCAGCAGAAATTCTTAATCTCACCCAAAATCAGATCAACATGATCAAAGAGCCACGCCGGGTAACCGAGGTCAATTTACCGGTGCACATGGATAATGGGGATATCACATTATTTAAAGGTTTCCGGGTACAGCACAGCATCGCACGCGGTCCGGCGAAAGGCGGTATCCGCTTTCACCAGGATGTGAATGTGGACGAAGTGAAAGCGCTGGCTTTCTGGATGACGTACAAGTGTGCGGTGGTAAACGTGCCCTTTGGCGGTGGAAAAGGCGGCATCATTGTAGATCCCAACCAGCTTTCCCGGTCAGAATTGGAGCGATTGACCCGTCGGTATTTTGCAGAAATGGAAGATTTGTTCGGTCCGGATCGCGACATTCCGGCACCGGATATCAACACAAATCCGCAAATAATGAGCTGGATGTTCGACACATATTCCATGCACCGAAAGGAGCACACACCGGCTGTCATCACCGGAAAACCGCTGGAACTGGGTGGCTCTGCCGGACGGACGGAAGCCACGGCGCAAGGCATGTTTTATTGCGTTCGCGAAGCCGTAAAATATATGGATTTCAATTTGGACAATTGCTCAGTTGCAATTCAGGGGTTCGGAAATGCCGGATCATTTGCGGCAAAACTACTCAACGAAGCTGGTGCAAAAGTGGTGGCCATTTCGGATGTTACCGGCGCATATTACAATCCCAAAGGCATCAACATTAATGTTGCTATCAATACCTGCACCAACAACAAACGGTGGAGTTTGGAAGGCTTGGGAGATAATTTCAAAGTGGAAAAGCTCGATAACCCGATGGATTTATTGGAGTTGGATGTCGATGTTTTGATTCCCGCCGCTCTGGAAAACCAGATCACTGAAGATAATGCCGAACGTATTCGCGCCAAATTGATCGCCGAATGCGCCAACGGGCCAATCACAGTAGAAGCAGATGCCATCCTCGATGACAAAAATATTGTCCGGATTCCGGACATTTTGTGCAACGCCGGCGGTGTCACCGTTTCGTATCTGGAATGGGTGCAAAATCGCATGGGCTATTATTGGAACAAAGATCGTGTGAATGAGGATCTGGAGCGAATTATGGTTCAGGCATTCAACGAAGTTTGGGAAACGCGCGAGCAATTTAACGTGAACATGCGGGTTGCCGCATTTATCCGGTCTATCCAACGGGTAACCCGGGCATCGGAGTTGCGCGGGCTGTATCATTAG
- a CDS encoding DUF2892 domain-containing protein — protein MKANVGSIDKIIRVVAGLGIIGAGFYMGSWWGAVGLVPLLTASMGFCPLYKIIGVNTCPLEKKSAS, from the coding sequence ATGAAAGCAAATGTTGGCAGTATTGACAAAATTATCCGCGTAGTTGCGGGCTTGGGGATTATCGGGGCTGGATTTTATATGGGTAGCTGGTGGGGCGCTGTTGGACTGGTGCCTCTGTTGACTGCATCAATGGGTTTTTGCCCGTTGTATAAAATTATTGGCGTTAATACCTGCCCGCTGGAGAAAAAAAGCGCTTCTTAA